One genomic segment of Ictalurus punctatus breed USDA103 chromosome 4, Coco_2.0, whole genome shotgun sequence includes these proteins:
- the zbtb38 gene encoding zinc finger and BTB domain-containing protein 38 isoform X1: MCVRALFSKGPHGGWYRRKVLHYVQAALHTDLHILCLVCSQRRSRQETIMIGTSALQMMVVHSSCNGMMDNLHPHTVLSRLSEQRSLGLFCDVTIVVEDIKFRAHRNVLAATSGYFRNAFTASETCGSSQVLEIPDLKSEVFASILNFIYSSKVDLASKGDNKSLIAAGKRLGIPFLEKLLEIERQDSGMTQSQAFAKSESSMNQTKLSVCSTLKKEAPRLEEQECSKGPRITNAFSITEVAEVNNPFSSVDSHSNGHQSPDMAQQPLSGIPSVESDSVDAMFEHSYAVNQGHQTSELKENVQQYNKEVIKPVVLPCKTLSNHRLGPIKKRHRLCKSLAPISSETSEFVQSPVSSSVVQNGPPDSTSMLQSSCSNSALCSAPDLLPPPEILPPQDDDPPSLSPEDVPTSTTHRCQQCPEAFSSSALLAVHMQSHKRRFVSHLFCKYCNKKFMHLKRLRNHEQVCVKGLPQVEPNGKEASVSLDSSSTPFLEDTPFPSSDLQDPPELDSTLSDPLEALQEEVTKSNSQRVYKCSVCKRSYVTLSSLKRHENVHSWQRAYPCHYCNKVFALAEYRTKHEIWHTGERRYQCIFCLETFLTYYILKNHQKSFHGIDPRLAVNKKSANGGFKGSVYPIKLYRLLPMKFKKKRYKTYSQTYSEVMGNHEHSFTAPLDVNSQAAPLKGTAPIHNLECATSGQSLFSMPVTFMATPKMMASEMPHITFDQPCDQHVETSLPSDKNLSHIEEEGFNPTNNHSGLTGFQASVSPVFGCGYTPSLTTGENTMSSTIMHRNSSPTQCSSNTSRDVMPFLNIPPVCSFEGLSKLSELSAAAQTIEVMANQLLQPQPETLTPNLRPDGKTETYIAKPACPGPSVNNPVLPLCQITVKIGNEAIIRRKIKGSKLFPKRKKRRNWKQDNEKGNTAEDDLGFPNLRLRTEVPSSVIEDEPYDDVNDPENDKLWRPYYSYKPKKKGKRFRSKRKRLKASQYYTKPLSPEPDDDFMEMDCGLEERVAAERSESRMELRSQSPKENFTCHCCSSSFSTSATLSMHIVNCHQPRCKICGKQCPINELPNADVPFTEDFACQSCTEDGSCFNSIGLTRSLSSEKRYRCSYCPQRFLYLATKKSHETKHLERFSTEHSCRYCPKVCKSAMLLSIHESKHFNKVKETENSETITRSYLPASESKEQPKIEPWASPKICLPLSPKTEEALDMDAKGIYPQIPQLHKKTSLLLSCKGDRTLSPFHPEIQRRKSKKKSFVEYSKDSTLGFETQVKKAHLPKSLTNNHLNTSNLYTTCLKRVPAIKGASLQSPKSEWHLCKEEPVFYAHN, from the coding sequence ATGATGGTGGTCCATTCCAGCTGCAATGGGATGATGGACAACTTGCACCCCCACACTGTTCTTTCTCGACTCAGCGAACAACGATCACTTGGCCTGTTCTGTGATGTTACCATTGTTGTGGAGGACATCAAATTCCGTGCTCACAGAAATGTCTTGGCTGCGACTAGCGGATATTTCCGCAACGCTTTCACAGCCTCTGAGACTTGTGGTTCCAGCCAGGTGCTGGAAATTCCAGATCTCAAGTCAGAGGTGTTTGCCAGCATCCTTAATTTCATTTACTCCTCCAAAGTGGATTTAGCAAGTAAAGGGGACAACAAGTCCTTAATAGCTGCAGGGAAAAGGTTAGGGATCCCCTTTCTTGAGAAGCTTCTTGAGATTGAAAGGCAAGACTCTGGAATGACACAAAGCCAAGCCTTTGCTAAATCAGAAAGTTCAATGAATCAGACAAAACTGTCTGTTTGCAGCACTTTGAAGAAGGAGGCACCACGGCTTGAGGAGCAAGAGTGCTCCAAAGGTCCACGGATAACTAATGCTTTCTCCATCACAGAAGTGGCAGAAGTTAACAACCCATTTAGTTCAGTGGACTCGCACAGTAATGGCCACCAATCACCAGACATGGCTCAACAACCGCTATCAGGAATACCCTCTGTCGAAAGTGATTCTGTTGATGCCATGTTTGAACACTCATACGCTGTAAACCAAGGCCATCAGACTTCTGAGCTAAAAGAGAACGTACAACAATATAATAAAGAGGTCATAAAGCCTGTAGTGCTACCTTGCAAGACTCTGTCCAACCATAGACTTGGTCCCATTAAAAAGCGCCATCGACTTTGCAAAAGTTTGGCACCCATATCCAGTGAAACTAGTGAATTTGTTCAGAGTCCTGTTAGCAGTTCTGTTGTACAAAATGGTCCCCCTGACTCCACATCTATGCTGCAGTCTTCATGCTCAAATTCAGCCTTGTGTTCTGCACCCGACTTGTTGCCTCCACCTGAGATTTTGCCCCCACAGGATGATGATCCGCCTTCCTTAAGTCCTGAAGATGTACCAACATCTACAACTCACCGATGCCAGCAATGTCCTGAGGCCTTCAGTAGTTCAGCACTTCTTGCTGTCCATATGCAAAGCCACAAGAGAAGATTTGTCAGTCATCTGTTTTGCAAGTACTGCAATAAAAAGTTCATGCACCTGAAACGATTGCGCAATCACgaacaagtgtgtgtgaaaggtttACCACAGGTGGAGCCGAATGGCAAAGAGGCTTCAGTGAGTCTAGACTCAAGTAGCACACCCTTCCTAGAGGATACACCTTTCCCAAGTTCTGATCTTCAAGATCCTCCAGAACTTGATAGTACATTATCAGACCCGTTGGAAGCACTTCAAGAAGAAGTTACCAAATCAAACAGTCAACGGGTTTATAAATGCAGTGTGTGCAAACGATCCTATGTAACTCTGTCTAGCTTAAAAAGACATGAGAATGTGCATTCATGGCAAAGAGCCTATCCTTGTCACTACTGCAATAAAGTTTTTGCTTTGGCAGAATACCGTACCAAACATGAGATCTGGCACACAGGAGAGCGGCGCTATCAGTGCATCTTTTGCTTAGAGACATTCTTGACTTACTACATCCTCAAAAACCATCAGAAGTCATTTCATGGCATTGATCCACGTCTGGCAGTGAATAAAAAATCTGCTAATGGTGGTTTCAAGGGAAGTGTATACCCCATAAAACTCTACAGACTTTTACCAATGAAGTTCAAGAAGAAAAGGTACAAGACTTATAGTCAGACTTATTCTGAAGTCATGGGCAACCACGAGCATTCTTTCACTGCCCCGCTAGATGTTAACTCACAAGCTGCTCCACTTAAAGGCACAGCTCCTATTCATAACCTAGAGTGTGCTACTAGTGGTCAATCATTATTCTCAATGCCTGTGACCTTTATGGCAACTCCAAAGATGATGGCTTCGGAAATGCCTCACATTACCTTTGACCAGCCATGTGACCAACATGTAGAAACTTCTTTGCCTTCTGATAAGAATTTGTCTCATATCGAAGAGGAAGGCTTTAACCCTACTAATAACCATAGTGGATTGACAGGCTTTCAGGCCTCTGTGTCACCCGTTTTCGGTTGTGGATACACCCCATCTTTGACAACAGGGGAAAACACCATGTCCTCTACGATAATGCACAGAAACTCATCTCCCACACAATGCAGTAGTAACACAAGCAGAGATGTTATGCCATTCCTCAACATACCACCAGTATGCTCATTTGAGGGACTGAGCAAGCTTAGTGAATTATCTGCAGCTGCACAAACTATTGAAGTAATGGCTAATCAATTGCTTCAGCCACAACCAGAGACCCTGACGCCGAACCTTCGCCCTGATGGTAAGACAGAAACATACATTGCCAAGCCTGCTTGTCCTGGTCCATCAGTGAACAACCCAGTCTTGCCACTGTGTCAGATAACTGTCAAAATTGGCAATGAGGCCATTATTCGACGCAAGATTAAAGGCTCAAAGCTTTTcccaaagaggaaaaagagaagaaactgGAAGCAAGATAATGAGAAAGGGAACACAGCAGAGGATGATCTAGGATTCCCAAATCTGCGCCTACGGACAGAAGTTCCAAGCTCAGTCATAGAAGATGAGCCATATGATGATGTGAATGATCctgaaaatgacaaactgtGGCGTCCTTATTACTCATACAAACCTAAAAAGAAGGGCAAAAGATTCAGATCCAAGCGGAAAAGGTTAAAGGCTTCTCAGTACTATACAAAGCCACTGTCTCCTGAACCAGATGATGACTTCATGGAAATGGATTGTGGTCTAGAGGAAAGAGTCGCAGCCGAGAGATCTGAGTCTAGGATGGAGCTAAGGAGTCAAAGTCCAAAAGAGAATTTTACCTGCCATTGCTGTAGTAGCTCCTTCTCGACTTCAGCCACCCTCAGCATGCATATTGTCAACTGCCATCAGCCTCGCTGCAAGATTTGTGGTAAACAGTGTCCTATCAACGAGCTTCCCAATGCAGATGTCCCATTCACCGAGGATTTTGCCTGCCAAAGTTGCACAGAGGATGGCTCATGCTTTAACTCGATAGGGTTGACTCGTAGCCTGAGTAGTGAAAAACGCTACCGCTGCTCATACTGCCCACAGCGGTTCCTCTACCTTGCCACCAAAAAGagccatgaaacaaaacatcttGAAAGGTTCAGTACGGAACATAGTTGTCGGTACTGCCCTAAAGTGTGCAAGTCTGCAATGCTGCTGAGCATACATGAGAGCAAGCACTTCAATAAGgtaaaagagacagaaaatagtGAGACAATCACAAGATCATACTTGCCTGCTTCAGAAAGCAAAGAACAACCGAAAATTGAACCCTGGGCAAGTCCTAAAATCTGCTTACCACTCAGCCCTAAAACTGAGGAGGCACTGGATATGGATGCTAAGGGAATTTATCCCCAAATCCCTCAACTCCACAAAAAGACATCCCTTTTGTTGTCCTGTAAAGGTGACAGGACTTTGTCTCCATTTCATCCAGAGATTCAGAGAAGAAAATCGAAAAAGAAAAGCTTTGTGGAATATTCTAAAGACTCCACTCTGGGGTTTGAGACTCAAGTGAAAAAGGCCCATCTGCCTAAAAGTTTAACAAACAACCATCTCAACACATCCAACCTCTATACAACATGTCTGAAAAGAGTGCCTGCGATTAAGGGCGCTTCCCTGCAGTCACCCAAGTCAGAGTGGCATTTGTGTAAAGAGGAACCTGTTTTTTATGCCCACAACTGA
- the zbtb38 gene encoding zinc finger and BTB domain-containing protein 38 isoform X3: MIGTSALQMMVVHSSCNGMMDNLHPHTVLSRLSEQRSLGLFCDVTIVVEDIKFRAHRNVLAATSGYFRNAFTASETCGSSQVLEIPDLKSEVFASILNFIYSSKVDLASKGDNKSLIAAGKRLGIPFLEKLLEIERQDSGMTQSQAFAKSESSMNQTKLSVCSTLKKEAPRLEEQECSKGPRITNAFSITEVAEVNNPFSSVDSHSNGHQSPDMAQQPLSGIPSVESDSVDAMFEHSYAVNQGHQTSELKENVQQYNKEVIKPVVLPCKTLSNHRLGPIKKRHRLCKSLAPISSETSEFVQSPVSSSVVQNGPPDSTSMLQSSCSNSALCSAPDLLPPPEILPPQDDDPPSLSPEDVPTSTTHRCQQCPEAFSSSALLAVHMQSHKRRFVSHLFCKYCNKKFMHLKRLRNHEQVCVKGLPQVEPNGKEASVSLDSSSTPFLEDTPFPSSDLQDPPELDSTLSDPLEALQEEVTKSNSQRVYKCSVCKRSYVTLSSLKRHENVHSWQRAYPCHYCNKVFALAEYRTKHEIWHTGERRYQCIFCLETFLTYYILKNHQKSFHGIDPRLAVNKKSANGGFKGSVYPIKLYRLLPMKFKKKRYKTYSQTYSEVMGNHEHSFTAPLDVNSQAAPLKGTAPIHNLECATSGQSLFSMPVTFMATPKMMASEMPHITFDQPCDQHVETSLPSDKNLSHIEEEGFNPTNNHSGLTGFQASVSPVFGCGYTPSLTTGENTMSSTIMHRNSSPTQCSSNTSRDVMPFLNIPPVCSFEGLSKLSELSAAAQTIEVMANQLLQPQPETLTPNLRPDGKTETYIAKPACPGPSVNNPVLPLCQITVKIGNEAIIRRKIKGSKLFPKRKKRRNWKQDNEKGNTAEDDLGFPNLRLRTEVPSSVIEDEPYDDVNDPENDKLWRPYYSYKPKKKGKRFRSKRKRLKASQYYTKPLSPEPDDDFMEMDCGLEERVAAERSESRMELRSQSPKENFTCHCCSSSFSTSATLSMHIVNCHQPRCKICGKQCPINELPNADVPFTEDFACQSCTEDGSCFNSIGLTRSLSSEKRYRCSYCPQRFLYLATKKSHETKHLERFSTEHSCRYCPKVCKSAMLLSIHESKHFNKVKETENSETITRSYLPASESKEQPKIEPWASPKICLPLSPKTEEALDMDAKGIYPQIPQLHKKTSLLLSCKGDRTLSPFHPEIQRRKSKKKSFVEYSKDSTLGFETQVKKAHLPKSLTNNHLNTSNLYTTCLKRVPAIKGASLQSPKSEWHLCKEEPVFYAHN, translated from the coding sequence ATGATGGTGGTCCATTCCAGCTGCAATGGGATGATGGACAACTTGCACCCCCACACTGTTCTTTCTCGACTCAGCGAACAACGATCACTTGGCCTGTTCTGTGATGTTACCATTGTTGTGGAGGACATCAAATTCCGTGCTCACAGAAATGTCTTGGCTGCGACTAGCGGATATTTCCGCAACGCTTTCACAGCCTCTGAGACTTGTGGTTCCAGCCAGGTGCTGGAAATTCCAGATCTCAAGTCAGAGGTGTTTGCCAGCATCCTTAATTTCATTTACTCCTCCAAAGTGGATTTAGCAAGTAAAGGGGACAACAAGTCCTTAATAGCTGCAGGGAAAAGGTTAGGGATCCCCTTTCTTGAGAAGCTTCTTGAGATTGAAAGGCAAGACTCTGGAATGACACAAAGCCAAGCCTTTGCTAAATCAGAAAGTTCAATGAATCAGACAAAACTGTCTGTTTGCAGCACTTTGAAGAAGGAGGCACCACGGCTTGAGGAGCAAGAGTGCTCCAAAGGTCCACGGATAACTAATGCTTTCTCCATCACAGAAGTGGCAGAAGTTAACAACCCATTTAGTTCAGTGGACTCGCACAGTAATGGCCACCAATCACCAGACATGGCTCAACAACCGCTATCAGGAATACCCTCTGTCGAAAGTGATTCTGTTGATGCCATGTTTGAACACTCATACGCTGTAAACCAAGGCCATCAGACTTCTGAGCTAAAAGAGAACGTACAACAATATAATAAAGAGGTCATAAAGCCTGTAGTGCTACCTTGCAAGACTCTGTCCAACCATAGACTTGGTCCCATTAAAAAGCGCCATCGACTTTGCAAAAGTTTGGCACCCATATCCAGTGAAACTAGTGAATTTGTTCAGAGTCCTGTTAGCAGTTCTGTTGTACAAAATGGTCCCCCTGACTCCACATCTATGCTGCAGTCTTCATGCTCAAATTCAGCCTTGTGTTCTGCACCCGACTTGTTGCCTCCACCTGAGATTTTGCCCCCACAGGATGATGATCCGCCTTCCTTAAGTCCTGAAGATGTACCAACATCTACAACTCACCGATGCCAGCAATGTCCTGAGGCCTTCAGTAGTTCAGCACTTCTTGCTGTCCATATGCAAAGCCACAAGAGAAGATTTGTCAGTCATCTGTTTTGCAAGTACTGCAATAAAAAGTTCATGCACCTGAAACGATTGCGCAATCACgaacaagtgtgtgtgaaaggtttACCACAGGTGGAGCCGAATGGCAAAGAGGCTTCAGTGAGTCTAGACTCAAGTAGCACACCCTTCCTAGAGGATACACCTTTCCCAAGTTCTGATCTTCAAGATCCTCCAGAACTTGATAGTACATTATCAGACCCGTTGGAAGCACTTCAAGAAGAAGTTACCAAATCAAACAGTCAACGGGTTTATAAATGCAGTGTGTGCAAACGATCCTATGTAACTCTGTCTAGCTTAAAAAGACATGAGAATGTGCATTCATGGCAAAGAGCCTATCCTTGTCACTACTGCAATAAAGTTTTTGCTTTGGCAGAATACCGTACCAAACATGAGATCTGGCACACAGGAGAGCGGCGCTATCAGTGCATCTTTTGCTTAGAGACATTCTTGACTTACTACATCCTCAAAAACCATCAGAAGTCATTTCATGGCATTGATCCACGTCTGGCAGTGAATAAAAAATCTGCTAATGGTGGTTTCAAGGGAAGTGTATACCCCATAAAACTCTACAGACTTTTACCAATGAAGTTCAAGAAGAAAAGGTACAAGACTTATAGTCAGACTTATTCTGAAGTCATGGGCAACCACGAGCATTCTTTCACTGCCCCGCTAGATGTTAACTCACAAGCTGCTCCACTTAAAGGCACAGCTCCTATTCATAACCTAGAGTGTGCTACTAGTGGTCAATCATTATTCTCAATGCCTGTGACCTTTATGGCAACTCCAAAGATGATGGCTTCGGAAATGCCTCACATTACCTTTGACCAGCCATGTGACCAACATGTAGAAACTTCTTTGCCTTCTGATAAGAATTTGTCTCATATCGAAGAGGAAGGCTTTAACCCTACTAATAACCATAGTGGATTGACAGGCTTTCAGGCCTCTGTGTCACCCGTTTTCGGTTGTGGATACACCCCATCTTTGACAACAGGGGAAAACACCATGTCCTCTACGATAATGCACAGAAACTCATCTCCCACACAATGCAGTAGTAACACAAGCAGAGATGTTATGCCATTCCTCAACATACCACCAGTATGCTCATTTGAGGGACTGAGCAAGCTTAGTGAATTATCTGCAGCTGCACAAACTATTGAAGTAATGGCTAATCAATTGCTTCAGCCACAACCAGAGACCCTGACGCCGAACCTTCGCCCTGATGGTAAGACAGAAACATACATTGCCAAGCCTGCTTGTCCTGGTCCATCAGTGAACAACCCAGTCTTGCCACTGTGTCAGATAACTGTCAAAATTGGCAATGAGGCCATTATTCGACGCAAGATTAAAGGCTCAAAGCTTTTcccaaagaggaaaaagagaagaaactgGAAGCAAGATAATGAGAAAGGGAACACAGCAGAGGATGATCTAGGATTCCCAAATCTGCGCCTACGGACAGAAGTTCCAAGCTCAGTCATAGAAGATGAGCCATATGATGATGTGAATGATCctgaaaatgacaaactgtGGCGTCCTTATTACTCATACAAACCTAAAAAGAAGGGCAAAAGATTCAGATCCAAGCGGAAAAGGTTAAAGGCTTCTCAGTACTATACAAAGCCACTGTCTCCTGAACCAGATGATGACTTCATGGAAATGGATTGTGGTCTAGAGGAAAGAGTCGCAGCCGAGAGATCTGAGTCTAGGATGGAGCTAAGGAGTCAAAGTCCAAAAGAGAATTTTACCTGCCATTGCTGTAGTAGCTCCTTCTCGACTTCAGCCACCCTCAGCATGCATATTGTCAACTGCCATCAGCCTCGCTGCAAGATTTGTGGTAAACAGTGTCCTATCAACGAGCTTCCCAATGCAGATGTCCCATTCACCGAGGATTTTGCCTGCCAAAGTTGCACAGAGGATGGCTCATGCTTTAACTCGATAGGGTTGACTCGTAGCCTGAGTAGTGAAAAACGCTACCGCTGCTCATACTGCCCACAGCGGTTCCTCTACCTTGCCACCAAAAAGagccatgaaacaaaacatcttGAAAGGTTCAGTACGGAACATAGTTGTCGGTACTGCCCTAAAGTGTGCAAGTCTGCAATGCTGCTGAGCATACATGAGAGCAAGCACTTCAATAAGgtaaaagagacagaaaatagtGAGACAATCACAAGATCATACTTGCCTGCTTCAGAAAGCAAAGAACAACCGAAAATTGAACCCTGGGCAAGTCCTAAAATCTGCTTACCACTCAGCCCTAAAACTGAGGAGGCACTGGATATGGATGCTAAGGGAATTTATCCCCAAATCCCTCAACTCCACAAAAAGACATCCCTTTTGTTGTCCTGTAAAGGTGACAGGACTTTGTCTCCATTTCATCCAGAGATTCAGAGAAGAAAATCGAAAAAGAAAAGCTTTGTGGAATATTCTAAAGACTCCACTCTGGGGTTTGAGACTCAAGTGAAAAAGGCCCATCTGCCTAAAAGTTTAACAAACAACCATCTCAACACATCCAACCTCTATACAACATGTCTGAAAAGAGTGCCTGCGATTAAGGGCGCTTCCCTGCAGTCACCCAAGTCAGAGTGGCATTTGTGTAAAGAGGAACCTGTTTTTTATGCCCACAACTGA